The following proteins are encoded in a genomic region of Montipora foliosa isolate CH-2021 chromosome 10, ASM3666993v2, whole genome shotgun sequence:
- the LOC137974191 gene encoding uncharacterized protein codes for MVLCMIVGCGSKSGRDKGLYLARVPSVLANQGEEAQELSKERRSRWISAISRDDLTEEILENDRVCEKHFVSGRAAKSWDKYNIDWVPTLLLGHKKATDRAHHTEAAAKRSERARERELVKKPAFEKRERELELERAAKRQKLDEPDEQVSNLSFEGNESKEKKTTVEAGTQTEEFEYLFSSLNIDRKPFDRWEFVQNEEKVKFYTGLPSFDILHNVLEHVSPFVAYKSQNLTTFQEFIMTLIKLKLDAPHQDLSYRFNVSLSTVSRIFSAWMVALDVRLAPLINWPEREDLWRTMPQCFKYSFGNKTTVIIDCFEVLINRPSNLLARAQTWSSYKHHNTVKVLIGITPQGTISYVSQAWGGRTSDKFLTENCGILNKLLPGDLVLADRGFTIAESVMFQQAQLAIPAFTKGKDQLDPVDVEKTRGIANVRIHVERVIGLLRRKYSILSGILPIDFLISNPNGSQEEATPMIDRIINVSAALVNLCPGIVPFD; via the coding sequence ATGGTTTTGTGTATGATCGTTGGCTGTGGCAGCAAAAGTGGACGAGATAAAGGGTTATATTTAGCAAGGGTGCCTTCTGTGCTCGCAAATCAAGGCGAAGAGGCACAAGAACTATCCAAAGAAAGAAGATCGCGCTGGATTTCAGCGATAAGCCGTGACGACCTCACCGAAGAGATCTTAGAAAACGATCGTGTGTGCGAAAAGCATTTTGTTTCAGGAAGAGCAGCTAAGAGCTGGGATAAATATAATATTGACTGGGTTCCAACATTGCTCTTGGGACACAAAAAAGCTACTGATCGAGCACACCATACAGAAGCGGCGGCAAAACGAAGCGAGAGAGCGAGGGAACGTGAACTTGTGAAGAAGCCGGCTTTTGAAAAGAGAGAACGAGAGCTAGAACTAGAGCGAGCGGCAAAGAGACAGAAACTTGACGAGCCCGATGAACAAGTTTCGAACCTTAGCTTTGAAGGAAATGagagcaaagagaaaaaaacaacagttGAAGCTGGCACACAAACTGAAGAGTTTGAATATTTATTCAGCTCTCTAAACATTGACCGGAAACCATTTGATCGGTGGGAGTTTGtacaaaacgaagaaaaagttaaattttACACTGGATTGCCTTCCTTCGATATCCTGCATAATGTTCTCGAGCATGTTTCTCCGTTTGTTGCATACAAGTCCCAGAATCTGACCACATTTCAAGAATTTATCATGACTTTGATAAAACTTAAACTTGACGCACCACATCAAGATCTTTCATATCGCTTCAATGTCTCCCTTTCTACAGTTTCAAGGATTTTTTCAGCCTGGATGGTAGCGCTAGATGTCCGACTGGCCCCACTAATCAACTGGCCTGAACGTGAGGATTTATGGCGAACAATGCCACAGTGTTTTAAATATtcatttggaaacaaaacaacGGTGATTATTGATTGTTTTGAAGTACttattaataggccatcaaatCTGCTTGCAAGAGCACAGACATGGTCGTCATACAAACATCATAACACTGTTAAGGTGCTGATTGGGATAACTCCTCAAGGCACAATCTCCTACGTTTCCCAAGCTTGGGGAGGACGAACATCAGACAAATTTTTAACAGAGAACTGCggaattttgaataaattgttGCCTGGGGATCTGGTCTTGGCTGACCGTGGTTTCACTATTGCGGAGAGTGTAATGTTTCAGCAAGCACAACTAGCCATCCCTGCTTTCACGAAGGGGAAAGACCAGCTTGACCCTGTGGATGTCGAAAAAACTAGGGGGATCGCAAATGTTCGCATTCATGTTGAAAGGGTTATTGGTCTCCTTCGCCGGAAGTACTCAATATTGTCTGGAATTCTGCCCATTGACTTCTTAATTTCCAACCCTAATGGCTCACAGGAAGAAGCAACACCAATGATTGACAGAATTATTAATGTATCTGCAGCTCTTGTTAATTTGTGCCCAGGCATTGTACCATTTGACTAA